The following coding sequences are from one Lolium rigidum isolate FL_2022 chromosome 6, APGP_CSIRO_Lrig_0.1, whole genome shotgun sequence window:
- the LOC124668485 gene encoding putative glutamine amidotransferase GAT1_2.1 isoform X1 has product MSPSPDLSRVLPRVLIVSRRTVRKNKFVDFVGEYHLDLIVGYGAVPVIVPRVDGVHTMLDSFEPIHGVLLCEGEDIDPSLYDAGADNEKDGLTPDQLEAVRWLHPSDAAVDHEKDSIELLLARRCLERGIPFLGICRGSQVLNVACGGSLYQDVDQELPSHASNTAVCHMDYADYDGHRHPVRVLPGTPLQEWFAESLGGEEGDEMMVNSYHHQGVRRLAERFVPMAFAPDGLVEGFYDPDAYSPGEGKFIMGLQFHPERMRKAGSDEFDYPGCAKAYQEFVRAVVAYQAKLAVVRRFQDVVTHGRSAVTAAVPKLSHDMEKQRNVLVRSFSLAKNMYFGAGDTKPAEAERRDLDAGAEFLETAAAALSSQQEKRLKQMGATVRNASGYLNSRLKVNEDREAAARALMGKMSAVQLSSLAAFYRNMGAICSDVLDAKLQPTSPTLQE; this is encoded by the coding sequence ATGTCTCCCTCCCCTGATCTCTCCCGCGTCCTCCCCCGCGTGCTCATCGTCTCCCGCCGCACCGTCCGCAAGAACAagttcgtcgacttcgtcggcgaGTACCACCTGGACCTCATCGTGGGCTACGGCGCGGTGCCGGTGATCGTGCCGCGGGTGGACGGCGTGCACACCATGCTAGACTCCTTCGAGCCCATCCACGGCGTCCTGCTCTGCGAGGGCGAGGACATCGACCCCTCCCTCTACGACGCTGGCGCCGACAATGAGAAGGACGGCCTCACGCCGGACCAGCTGGAGGCCGTGCGCTGGCTTCACCCGAGCGACGCGGCCGTGGACCACGAGAAGGACTCCATCGAGCTCCTCCTAGCACGCCGCTGCCTCGAGCGCGGCATCCCGTTCCTCGGCATCTGCCGCGGCTCGCAGGTGCTCAACGTCGCCTGCGGCGGCTCCCTCTACCAGGACGTCGACCAGGAGCTCCCTTCCCATGCCTCCAACACCGCCGTGTGCCACATGGACTACGCCGACTACGACGGGCACCGGCACCCGGTGCGAGTCCTCCCCGGCACGCCGCTGCAAGAGTGGTTCGCGGAGTCGCTCGGCGGCGAAGAGGGCGATGAGATGATGgtgaacagctaccaccaccagggCGTGCGACGGCTGGCGGAGCGGTTCGTGCCGATGGCTTTCGCCCCCGACGGGCTGGTGGAGGGGTTCTACGACCCCGACGCGTACAGCCCCGGCGAGGGCAAGTTCATCATGGGGCTGCAGTTCCACCCGGAGCGCATGCGCAAGGCGGGCTCCGACGAGTTCGACTACCCCGGCTGCGCCAAGGCATACCAGGAGTTCGTCCGCGCCGTGGTCGCGTACCAGGCTAAGCTCGCCGTGGTGAGACGTTTCCAGGACGTGGTCACGCACGGCCGGAGCGCGGTCACCGCGGCGGTGCCAAAGCTGAGCCACGACATGGAGAAGCAACGCAATGTGCTCGTCCGGAGCTTCTCGCTGGCCAAGAACATGTACTTCGGCGCCGGAGATACAAAGCCGGCAGAGGCTGAGCGGCGCGATCTCGACGCGGGGGCCGAGTTCCTCGAGACCGCGGCGGCGGCCCTGAGCTCGCAGCAGGAGAAGCGGCTGAAGCAGATGGGCGCGACAGTGCGGAACGCATCGGGGTACCTCAACAGTAGGCTGAAGGTGAACGAGgatagggaggcggcggcgcgggcgctcATGGGCAAGATGTCCGCCGTGCAGCTCTCCAGCCTCGCCGCATTCTACCGCAACATGGGAGCCATCTGCTCCGACGTGCTCGACGCCAAGCTCCAGCCAACGTCTCCGACTCTGCAGGAGTGA
- the LOC124668485 gene encoding putative glutamine amidotransferase GAT1_2.1 isoform X2, with protein sequence MSPSPDLSRVLPRVLIVSRRTVRKNKFVDFVGEYHLDLIVGYGAVPVIVPRVDGVHTMLDSFEPIHGVLLCEGEDIDPSLYDAGADNEKDGLTPDQLEAVRWLHPSDAAVDHEKDSIELLLARRCLERGIPFLGICRGSQVLNVACGGSLYQDVDQELPSHASNTAVCHMDYADYDGHRHPVRVLPGTPLQEWFAESLGGEEGDEMMVNSYHHQGVRRLAERFVPMAFAPDGLVEGFYDPDAYSPGEGKFIMGLQFHPERMRKAGSDEFDYPGCAKAYQEFVRAVVAYQAKLALSHDMEKQRNVLVRSFSRAEFLETAAAALSSQQEKRLKQMGATVRNASGYLNSRLKVNEDREAAARALMGKMSAVQLSSLAAFYRNMGAICSDVLDAKLQPTSPTLQE encoded by the exons ATGTCTCCCTCCCCTGATCTCTCCCGCGTCCTCCCCCGCGTGCTCATCGTCTCCCGCCGCACCGTCCGCAAGAACAagttcgtcgacttcgtcggcgaGTACCACCTGGACCTCATCGTGGGCTACGGCGCGGTGCCGGTGATCGTGCCGCGGGTGGACGGCGTGCACACCATGCTAGACTCCTTCGAGCCCATCCACGGCGTCCTGCTCTGCGAGGGCGAGGACATCGACCCCTCCCTCTACGACGCTGGCGCCGACAATGAGAAGGACGGCCTCACGCCGGACCAGCTGGAGGCCGTGCGCTGGCTTCACCCGAGCGACGCGGCCGTGGACCACGAGAAGGACTCCATCGAGCTCCTCCTAGCACGCCGCTGCCTCGAGCGCGGCATCCCGTTCCTCGGCATCTGCCGCGGCTCGCAGGTGCTCAACGTCGCCTGCGGCGGCTCCCTCTACCAGGACGTCGACCAGGAGCTCCCTTCCCATGCCTCCAACACCGCCGTGTGCCACATGGACTACGCCGACTACGACGGGCACCGGCACCCGGTGCGAGTCCTCCCCGGCACGCCGCTGCAAGAGTGGTTCGCGGAGTCGCTCGGCGGCGAAGAGGGCGATGAGATGATGgtgaacagctaccaccaccagggCGTGCGACGGCTGGCGGAGCGGTTCGTGCCGATGGCTTTCGCCCCCGACGGGCTGGTGGAGGGGTTCTACGACCCCGACGCGTACAGCCCCGGCGAGGGCAAGTTCATCATGGGGCTGCAGTTCCACCCGGAGCGCATGCGCAAGGCGGGCTCCGACGAGTTCGACTACCCCGGCTGCGCCAAGGCATACCAGGAGTTCGTCCGCGCCGTGGTCGCGTACCAGGCTAAGCTCGCC CTGAGCCACGACATGGAGAAGCAACGCAATGTGCTCGTCCGGAGCTTCTCGC GGGCCGAGTTCCTCGAGACCGCGGCGGCGGCCCTGAGCTCGCAGCAGGAGAAGCGGCTGAAGCAGATGGGCGCGACAGTGCGGAACGCATCGGGGTACCTCAACAGTAGGCTGAAGGTGAACGAGgatagggaggcggcggcgcgggcgctcATGGGCAAGATGTCCGCCGTGCAGCTCTCCAGCCTCGCCGCATTCTACCGCAACATGGGAGCCATCTGCTCCGACGTGCTCGACGCCAAGCTCCAGCCAACGTCTCCGACTCTGCAGGAGTGA